The nucleotide window ATCCTTGCAACCATCACGGGGGTAGCCGGAGGCGTCATTCGCGACCTTACTTTCGGGAGGGTGCCGCCCTTGGCCATAACTGACCCACTTTACATAATCATAACCGCATCATCAGCAATCGCGCTATTTTTCCTCTACAAGCGAGCCAGAGTGCACTGGAACCTGTTTATCAAGTTCGACGCCATCGGGCTTGGCGTCTTTACGGTGATCGGTGCGACGATTGCCTACAACATGTGGCACATGAACTTGCTCCTCATGGTGTTTGGAGGGGTGATAACAGCGGTCGGCGGCGGCATACTGCGCGACGTGTTTGTAAACGAAATTCCAATAGTATTTGTCAAGGAACTCTATGCTTCGGCCAGTTTCGTTGGCGTGCTTTTTCTCTACGCGCTTCTCGCCCTCGGAATAGGAATCGAAGCCGCCGCTATTCCGGTCGTAGTTTCCGTAACGGCATTAAGATTGCTCGCGATAAAGTACAACTGGAACCTGCCAAGAGCCAGATAAATCGGCCTATTCCATGCCTTGCGCGAACTCCAGAATCTTATCGTGCCATGAGCGGGCCTTTATCACCCCGCTTGCGACCAGTATTCCCCGGGACCCGAGCTCTATGGCTCGAGCCACGTCGCTCTTGTCAGT belongs to Nitrososphaera sp. and includes:
- a CDS encoding trimeric intracellular cation channel family protein; its protein translation is MPSLLHVLDLFGTMAFAVTGAFKAIEHRADIVGIIILATITGVAGGVIRDLTFGRVPPLAITDPLYIIITASSAIALFFLYKRARVHWNLFIKFDAIGLGVFTVIGATIAYNMWHMNLLLMVFGGVITAVGGGILRDVFVNEIPIVFVKELYASASFVGVLFLYALLALGIGIEAAAIPVVVSVTALRLLAIKYNWNLPRAR